From Campylobacter showae:
ATCAAAGAGGTCATCCGCCTAAACGATCTACACACGGTCGAGGAGATCACGCAATACACCAAAGCAGGCGCCTTTTGCAAGTCCTGCGTGCGCCCGGGCGGACACGAAAAGCGCGAGTATTATCTCGTCGATATCCTCGCAGACACCAGAGCCGAGATGGAACAGGAGAAAAAGCAAGCCGTCATCGACGCACAGGTTTCGGGCAAATTTGATGACGTGAGCTTTGAGAGCATGACCGTCGTGGGTCAGCTAAAGGCCATCGAGAGCGTCATAGATAGAGATATTCGCCCGATGCTGATGATGGACGGCGGTAATATGGAAATCCTCGATTTGCAAAAAGACGCCGAGGGTAAATTTGACGTCTATATAAGATATATGGGTGCTTGCAGCGGCTGCACGAGCGGTGCGACCGGCACGCTATATGCGATCGAAAACGTGCTTCAAGAAAACCTCAGCCCAAATATCCGCGTCCTACCTATCTGATCTGCTTTAGACGGCAAATTTGACGCGGCTTAGGGCTCAAATTTGCATTAAATTCGGGCGGTTAAATTTAGCCGCCCTGCTCTATTTTCACTCAAATTTACCCCAAAACCCATTTGCCCCGAATTCCAATTTACGAAATTAATTTTTTCTACTTCATTTATCAAAATACCTAAAATTCCGATAATCGTTAATGTATGCGTTTTTAGTAATAAAGTTGTATTTTTGCATATTTGTTTTTTAAGTTTTATGAAAGTATAAGTTGTTAATATTCGCTCAGATTTTAATACGAAATCAAATTTAATCACAAAGGAAAACATAATGTTTAGCGCAAGAAATCAACTGTCAGCACAAATCACAGAGGTAAGAGAGGGAGCGGTAAACTCTCTAGTAGTAGCAAAGCTACAAGGTGGAGAGACTGTAAAAGCAACCGTAACCGTAGATAGCCAAAAGGCTCTAGATCTAGTAGCGGGTAAAAAGGTAGTTTATCTATTTAAAGCTTCTTCTATCATAGTAGCTAAAGGCGAGAACGGTCTAAAACTAAGCGCTACTAACCAACTAAAAGGTAAGGTAGTAAAAGTAGTAGAGGGTGCGGTAAACGCTGAAGTAGATATCGAGATAGCTGGCGGAGATAAGCTAAGCGCTATCATCACTAACGAGTCTGCTAAAAACCTAGCTCTAAAAGCAGGTGATGAAGTAACTGCTATCATCAAAGCTAGCCATATTATTATAGGTGCTTAATTCTTTCAGTAGCGAGCGTTTTATGGCGCTCGCTATTTAAAATTTGATCCAAATTTATATCGCTTAACCCAAAATACTAAATTTATCCGCTCAAATTTAACCCCTGTTTTGTCTGATTTAGCGCTTGTTTGCTCTTTATTTTTTCTTAAATATTTTGATATATAATTCGCCTAATCATTATCAATATTAAGGAGAAAATTTTGAACGCTCAATGCAAATTTGTAGGTTTATCTATGTGCCTTGCTTGCTCACTCTACGCAGTCGATGCGAACCTCGGCGAGGTGACCGCCTACGGTAAAACAGACATCTCAGCCACCGAGGGTACGGGCTCATATACGACGCAAAACATGAACACTGCGACGGGTCTTGATTTAACTATCCGCGAAACGCCGCAAACCGTCACCATTATCCCCGATCAGCTCGTTAAAGATCTAAATTTAAACGACGTAGATAAGGCGCTAAGCTATGCGCCGGGCATTACGACTACGAGCAGGTTTGGCATGAATCTACCGATGTCTAGAGGCTTTAACATCGATAACATCCAAGAAGACGGCATGCAGTCCACCACCGCGCTTGCTGCGCAGGGGCTCTATGGCCAGTCCAAAGAGCATACCGACATGGCGTTTTATGACCGCGTGGAGGTACTTCGCGGCGTGGCGGGTCTGACACAGAGTAACGGCGAGCCCGGCGGCACGATAAATTTAGCTAGAAAGCGTCCGCAAAAGACGTTCGGAGCAAATTTATCCCTAGGTATAGGCAGCTGGGATACATACCGTAGCGTAGCAGACGTGACGGGCGGGCTAAACTCCGACGGCTCCGTCCGAGGCAGAGTAATCGGCACTCTTGGCAAGGATGGGTCGTTTAGGGATATGAAAGGCAACAAAAGAGGCGCAGTCTCTGCGATGATAGAAACCGACATAGGCGACTCCACGAACGCGCTTGCCGGGATAATCTACCAAAAAAGTAGAGGCGTCTACGATCCGTTTGGCGTACCGGTTGTAGGCAAGAATGGCGAGGAGTTAAATTTAAACCGCAAAACGACCTTTATATCAGACTGGAGTCGCGCGATCTACGAAAAATATAACCTATTTTTAGATCTTGAGCACTATTTTAACGACAGCATCAAGGCTTATGCCAAATTTAACTATACCGATAGCAAAAGCACTCTCAAATTCGGCGGCTGGCACGGAGTAAATCGCGATCCGATTACCAGATATATCGGCTACGACAGATACTACAACGCAAGTAAAGAATTTAGCTTTAAAACCGGTATCGACGCAAACTATGATTTATTTGGTCAAAATCACGACTTTTTCACCAGCATTACGATGTCTCGCGAGACCTTCACGCAGCACGACAGAGATGTATTTACGGGCGCGGCAAATCTCACCTATAATACCTTCAACAAAGGCCTCATAAATAACGAACCAAACTGGGGAGATATGACGGCTCTTTGCGCGCTGGGTACCAACTGCTACAATCTACACTATAACACTAAAATTTACCAACAAATGTTTACGATCGGCACTAGGTATAACTTTAGCGACGACTGGCATTTACTCCTTGGCGCTAGATACTCGTGGTTAAAGAGAAATAGCACTACCGATAACTACCGCCGAGGCACGCATACGGTCGCGCAAGAGGTCAAAAAGCACAAACTAACGCCGTATATCGGCCTTACGTGGGATTTTGCCAGAGATCACTCGCTGTACGCCAGCTACACCGAGATATATAAGCCCCAAACTGCTACCGATAGAAATGACGAGATACTGAAGCCTATCGTGGGCTACAACGCCGAGATCGGTCTAAAGTCCGAGTTTTTTGACGGCGCGCTAAACACGACTGTAGCGCTGTTTCAGATCGAGCAAGAAAATCGCGCGATACAAGACTACGAGTACTACGTCGCCACGAATAAAAACAGAAGCGTAGCCGAGGGTAAAGTACGAAGCCGCGGCCTTGATATCGAAGCAAACGGCGCGATCACCGATAGATGGAAAATTTTCGGCGGATATACGTATAATAAAAGCGAATACATGAAAGACGAAACGCACAATCCTACAAGTGTCGACTACCGCAAAGGCGCAAATGCTAAGCCTTGGATACCAAAACATATTGTCAAGGTCTACACAAGCTACGAGCTGCCTCTAGTCGCGCAGCAAAAGCTAGTCTTTGGCACGGGCGTACGCTATCAGACCAAGACCAACAACATGTACTCAAGATACAATATCACGACCGGCGCGTATTATCCGGCTAACGACATCCCGGACCAAAAGGCCTACGCGCTATGGGATGCGAATATCGCGTATTATTACGACAAGCACTTTAACGTAAATTTATCCGTCAAAAACATAACCGACGAGAAGTATTTTATCAATCAAAATAACCGCGTGGCCGGACAAAATAACTTCTACGGTGAGCCTAGGAACTTTATGGTGACGTTTAATTACGCATACTAATCAGGCTATTGCGCACCTGCTTTTCGGACTTAGCTAGGCTCGTAAAATTTATAAATACGAGCCTCTAGCGTAAATTTGTCTTGCTTATTTACGGAGCTAAATTTGCTCAAATTTAACCTTTCTCGGCTTGCGGAATACGAATTTACTCGTCCGTAAAGCGCGATTAAATTTGCGGTAAAATTCGAAAGATAAATTTCTGCGCAAAAGTCATAATGCGCCGTCAAGCAAGGCAGACGAACATAAAATTAAAAAAAGGCTAAATTTGCAAATTTTAAAGAAATTTTTCATCATCGCGGGTTGGTTTTGGACGGGCAAGCGCTCGCTAACGGCGTGGGCGATGCTGGTCGTGACGCTGGGAGCTAGCCTAGCCATCGTCAAAGTCGCGACGCTAATGAACGCATGGGATAAAAAATTTTATGACGCGATCGAAAAATTTGAAAAAGATCTCATGCTCCCGCTTGTGGGCGAATTTCTCGTCTATACCGCCGTTATCGTGCTTTTTATCGTGATCGGAAACTGGTTTAAAAAGCTACTCGTAATCTCGTGGCGCAAAAGTCTAAGCGAAGAGATGGAAAATTTATGGCTAAAAAACGCAAATTTTTACCGCTTATCCGCGGTCGCGGGCTTTGATAACCCGGACCAGCGTATCGCCGAGGACAGCCTCCTGCTCGCCGACAAAAGCGTAAATCTAATAAAATCCATGGTTTACAACCTTTCCAAGCTTTTTGCCTTCACCTTTATCCTCTGGGAAGCATCAAAGGTACTGCACTTTAGCGCGTTTGGACTCGAGTTTGCGCTGGAGGGCTTTTTGGTCTACGTCGCGCTCATCTATACGCTCATTAGCTCGCTAATCACGCACCTCATAGGCCGCAGCCTAAAGCGCCTAAACTACGAAAAACAGCAGGTTGAGGCCGACTACCGCGCAAATTTGCTCATCACTCGCGAAAATGCCGAAGCCGTCGCGCTGATGAATGGTGCCGGCGCTGAAAAATCGCGCTTTAGAGCGAGCTTTAGCGAGGTCGTGCGCAACTGGCGCGTCATCATGAACACCGAGTTTCGCCTCGAGTGCTTTTCGGCAAGCTATCTAAAGGTCACGAATCTCATCCCGATTTTCGCCTGCTTGCCCCTTTACTTTGCGCACGCGATGACATTTGGCGATATGATGCGGGCGCGCTCGGCGTTTTATAGCGTGCAGGACGGCTTTGCGTGGTTTATGGACTATTATAAACAGATCATGGAGTGGGCAGCAAGCGTAGAGCGCGTGTATAAATTCATCGAGATCGCGCAGGCAGCGGACTC
This genomic window contains:
- a CDS encoding TOBE domain-containing protein, whose translation is MFSARNQLSAQITEVREGAVNSLVVAKLQGGETVKATVTVDSQKALDLVAGKKVVYLFKASSIIVAKGENGLKLSATNQLKGKVVKVVEGAVNAEVDIEIAGGDKLSAIITNESAKNLALKAGDEVTAIIKASHIIIGA
- a CDS encoding TonB-dependent siderophore receptor yields the protein MNAQCKFVGLSMCLACSLYAVDANLGEVTAYGKTDISATEGTGSYTTQNMNTATGLDLTIRETPQTVTIIPDQLVKDLNLNDVDKALSYAPGITTTSRFGMNLPMSRGFNIDNIQEDGMQSTTALAAQGLYGQSKEHTDMAFYDRVEVLRGVAGLTQSNGEPGGTINLARKRPQKTFGANLSLGIGSWDTYRSVADVTGGLNSDGSVRGRVIGTLGKDGSFRDMKGNKRGAVSAMIETDIGDSTNALAGIIYQKSRGVYDPFGVPVVGKNGEELNLNRKTTFISDWSRAIYEKYNLFLDLEHYFNDSIKAYAKFNYTDSKSTLKFGGWHGVNRDPITRYIGYDRYYNASKEFSFKTGIDANYDLFGQNHDFFTSITMSRETFTQHDRDVFTGAANLTYNTFNKGLINNEPNWGDMTALCALGTNCYNLHYNTKIYQQMFTIGTRYNFSDDWHLLLGARYSWLKRNSTTDNYRRGTHTVAQEVKKHKLTPYIGLTWDFARDHSLYASYTEIYKPQTATDRNDEILKPIVGYNAEIGLKSEFFDGALNTTVALFQIEQENRAIQDYEYYVATNKNRSVAEGKVRSRGLDIEANGAITDRWKIFGGYTYNKSEYMKDETHNPTSVDYRKGANAKPWIPKHIVKVYTSYELPLVAQQKLVFGTGVRYQTKTNNMYSRYNITTGAYYPANDIPDQKAYALWDANIAYYYDKHFNVNLSVKNITDEKYFINQNNRVAGQNNFYGEPRNFMVTFNYAY
- a CDS encoding ABC transporter ATP-binding protein/permease, encoding MQILKKFFIIAGWFWTGKRSLTAWAMLVVTLGASLAIVKVATLMNAWDKKFYDAIEKFEKDLMLPLVGEFLVYTAVIVLFIVIGNWFKKLLVISWRKSLSEEMENLWLKNANFYRLSAVAGFDNPDQRIAEDSLLLADKSVNLIKSMVYNLSKLFAFTFILWEASKVLHFSAFGLEFALEGFLVYVALIYTLISSLITHLIGRSLKRLNYEKQQVEADYRANLLITRENAEAVALMNGAGAEKSRFRASFSEVVRNWRVIMNTEFRLECFSASYLKVTNLIPIFACLPLYFAHAMTFGDMMRARSAFYSVQDGFAWFMDYYKQIMEWAASVERVYKFIEIAQAADSKVKFGAKIREQNSNLDGVNESAQATAANLAQDKFKSVKFDENCEQNELRCTDLQIFTPSGERLVCGLNLSVKSGEWVLLRGASGTGKSSVFRYIAGIWGHGSGEVCVPCGTMSVPQKPFLARMSLRRLIAYPSDLQGADADFEGILRRVRLEKFIFELDEVKDWGKILSGGEAQRLAFARVYFARPAFLLLDEATSALDGALAKELLVNLKRDFPSLGVLMITHQEELKFIFDKVIDIGFGK